In Nasonia vitripennis strain AsymCx chromosome 2, Nvit_psr_1.1, whole genome shotgun sequence, a genomic segment contains:
- the LOC100120196 gene encoding uncharacterized protein LOC100120196 isoform X2 — MAMLHLTLIANVINKALITTISSRVDLTVLEDGNNDDKMADTSQQQQEAPEPPQTNGAVDGLTEEEKSKIRPADIDADMREMERRKRVEMMMNSRLFREELERIIETQMKDGAGPSGLLQQISEMMGPQGARFNANAFRNSNCVVPINDIRGVESMGYAKGEKLLRCKLAAVFRLLDLYGWTQGVGGMITARLNQDQEHFLVNPYGLLYHETTASSLVKADMQGGIVEQGTTNFGVHIASYQLHSTIHAARPDIKCIVHIATPSVTAISATKSGILPLGQESIVIGEVSTHHYISGANLDPEEREKLARNFGPINKVMLLTNRGALCCGETVEEAFYNVYNTVLACETQLKLMPLGVDNLSLISDETRKAIYEASRKAPVPQQSSVAEPSPLAEKLEKRWRIGGTEFEALMRMLDNAGFRTGYIYRHPLVKSEPPRPRNDVEVPPAVSSLGYLLEEEELYKQGLWKGGRKGTDRTRWLNSPNVYQKVEILETGTPDPKKITKWVSDGSPTHSSTPVKIDGALQFVPKNTNPKEFKQLQQQIKDYRRADKISAGPQSHILEGVTWEEAKKMQDATISGTGEQVVLVGAASKGIIQRGFQHNAMVYKTPYAKNPFDAVTDQELDQYKKEIERKTKGDPYDESQSESEALSSFNISRATHESSTAKSPIQSPVSVTSETEEESRDEPKVLRIETKQVPAPSQPEVVLSDGVSGVSRLSSSRSISSSSSSSSINEHYCSWSEICQPCYIETTRVEKLAQPMKALITDVQNISTIKRKMKKREFFENYEKRFKNNANMRVENVTEAKTIESTSDVDICEDSNKLCKARRQLQEEMNEKELVRDVQYSKTADISFAQKINLPVECKITERNIYNVNYKQNQNLVYPPTGIETSMSNNNQFADVKIYDKYKKPNVKSTGRATTLSEDIIDNRSLFQTESTICNSCYNNSDEVTNYVNELEIFVNNVQNTVESTEENPTIELQLNDNDTEEHQFNIVSTKENSLDSTLKASLNETDYHKNRQEWNEYNNSESLCVIDSDACQNINRYVNELEVSVYRYSDVCSNEEQKEDSKQKLVIIEKRDYKNNNCSVNNPIDSKFIQVEIINNLDDKNSLEATNYVNEVEFLVCDHSHFLESDTTVNSITEDPLKLSLKNNTTHADSTRQDTSIWNIQKVDLASTEDISKKWQFEKNEDCKVNKMLEKDSLVYKHSTPLDTDDIEKNPLDVSLNIFLANEKDSVLEKSFENITVKEEDISIDSCKKKSDNNGNLWLSMINDSSNFIEDTPDQSREIFKSVPNCLDFTYSEIDKYSEDYSPASTTHCSFFGDEDEVVNQISRRDSLVEVVSSINVDMKPTSKLTVDTLADTENSVKYNLDSQNMSLIYSITPPNDIGDSSKNTTITEDILEDNEEEYETFDNYIDNEDANLINLLNNTDKKELVNMNKTTELSEASFLSNFSNQGSDILELPSHTYLDLKKSSDEIFHKNMSSSVNQILTELNDAEVFVTAENLVDQIIDYVACLDLRRNTAVYSKEELKSFIRKKVSSLNFARKLAKDLVGNLPCYNDANNSTNLKVKIPSMATTRMPTTALSRTVVRRM, encoded by the exons ATGGCTATGTTACATTTAACGTTGATCGCCAACGTCATTAATAAGGCGCTCATCACTACTATATCGAGTAGAGTCGACCTG ACAGTTCTAGAGGACGGCAACAACGACGATAAAATGGCCGACACGAGTCAACAGCAGCAGGAGGCGCCGGAACCACCTCAGACCAATGGCGCCGTCGACGGACTCACAGAGGAGGAGAAGAGCAAAATAAGGCCCGCGGATATTGACGCT GACATGAGGGAAATGGAAAGGAGAAAGCGCGTCGAGATGATGATGAACTCACGGCTATTCAGGGAAGAGCTCGAACGTATCATAGAAACACAAATGAAGGATGGCGCTGGTCCTTCTGGACTGTTGCAGCAGATCTCTGAAATGATGGGACCTCAAGGAGCTCGTTTCAATGCCAATGCGTTCAGAA actCGAATTGCGTCGTCCCGATAAACGACATACGTGGAGTGGAGAGCATGGGCTATGCCAAGGGCGAAAAATTGCTTCGATGCAAGCTCGCCGCAGTCTTCCGGCTGCTAGACTTGTACGGCTGGACGCAAGGTGTCGGCGGCATGATTACTGCGCGACTCAACCAGGACCAAGAGCACTTCCTTGTCAATCCCTACGGACTTCTCTATCATGAGACCACTGCCTCGAGTCTCGTCAAGGCTGACATGCAGGGCGGCATCGTCGAGCAGGGCACGACGAATTTTGGCGTACACATCGCCAGCTATCAACTACACTCGACAATCCATGCAGCGCGACCCGACATCAAGTGCATCGTACACATTGCGACGCCCTCCGTCACAGCC ATATCGGCAACGAAAAGTGGTATTTTACCTCTTGGTCAAGAAAGTATCGTGATCGGTGAGGTTAGCACCCATCATTACATCAGTGGCGCCAATTTGGATCCGGAGGAGCGTGAAAAGCTAGCCCGAAACTTCGGTCCCATTAACAAGGTGATGCTGCTGACGAATCGCGGTGCGTTGTGCTGTGGTGAAACTGTTGAGGAAGCCTTCTATAATGTCTACAACACGGTGCTGGCCTGCGAGACGCAGCTCAAACTGATGCCTTTGGGTGTCGATAATCTTAGTCTGATATCAGATGAGACACGAAAGGCTATCTATGAGGCCTCGCGAAAGGCTCCAGTACCGCAACAAAGCAGTGTGGCTGAACCTTCGCCTCTCGCCGAGAAGCTTGAGAAGCGCTGGCGCATCGGTGGCACGGAATTCGAGGCCCTAATGCGCATGCTCGACAACGCA GGCTTCCGCACTGGATACATCTATAGACATCCTTTAGTCAAAAGCGAACCTCCTAGGCCAAGAAATGACGTTGAAGTACCGCCAGCTGTTTCTTCTCTTGGTTATCTGCTCGAGGAAGAGGAATTATATAAACAAGG CTTGTGGAAGGGTGGACGCAAAGGAACTGATAGAACGCGTTGGCTTAATTCACCAAATGTTTACCAGAAAGTAGAAATCCTGGAGACTGGCACACCAGACCCAAAGAAGATTACTAAG TGGGTGTCCGATGGCTCGCCGACACACAGCAGCACACCAGTCAAGATTGATGGCGCACTCCAGTTTGTACCGAAAAATACTAATCCAAAAGAATTCAAGCAACTTCAACAACAG ATAAAAGATTACCGACGAGCTGACAAAATTTCCGCTGGTCCACAATCACATATTCTGGAAGGTGTGACGTGGGAGGAAGCGAAAAAGATGCAG GATGCAACAATAAGTGGCACTGGTGAACAAGTTGTTCTTGTTGGAGCTGCTAGCAAAGGTATTATCCAGAGAGGTTTTCAACATAACGCAATGGTGTACAAAACTCCATATGCAAAGAATCCCTTCGATGCAGTTACCGATCAAGAGTTGGATCAATACAAGAAAGAAATTGAACGTAAAACTAAAGGAGATCCTT ATGATGAATCGCAATCGGAATCTGAGGCACTTTCATCCTTTAATATAAGTCGCGCCACCCATGAATCCAGCACTGCCAAAAGTCCAATTCAATCTCCAGTTTCTGTAACCTCAGAGACAGAAGAAGAAAGCAGAGACG AGCCAAAAGTATTACGGATAGAAACCAAACAAGTGCCTGCACCGAGTCAACCAGAAGTTGTGCTAAGTGATG GAGTTTCCGGTGTATCAAGGCTCAGTAGCAGCAGAagtatcagcagcagcagcagcagcagcagcatcaacgAACATTATTGCTCGTGGAGCGAAATCTGTCAGCCTTGTTATATTGAAACAACGAGAGTCGAAAAACTGGCGCAACCCATGAAGGCTCTGATTACTGATGTTCAGAATATTTCAACGATTAAGCGCAAGATGAAAAAACGAGAGTTTTTCGAAAACTATGagaaaagatttaaaaataatgccAATATGCGCGTTGAAAACGTAACAGAAGCTAAAACGATCGAATCGACGAGTGACGTTGACATTTGCGAAGATAGTAATAAACTATGTAAGGCTAGAAGACAACTCCAAGAAGAAATGAACGAGAAAGAGTTGGTTCGTGACGTACAGTATTCGAAAACTGCAGATATAAGCTTTGCTCAAAAAATTAACCTGCCAGTAGAATGCAAAATTACGGAAAGAAACATTTACAACGTAAATTATAAGCAAAATCAAAATCTGGTGTACCCTCCTACTGGAATCGAAACAAGTATGAGTAATAACAATCAGTTTGCCGATGTCAaaatttatgacaaatataaaaaaccgAACGTCAAAAGCACAGGAAGAGCAACTACACTCTCAGAAGATATTATCGATAACAGATCTTTGTTCCAAACGGAAAGCACAATCTGTAATTCTTGTTATAATAATAGTGATGAAGTAACAAACTACGTGAACGAATtagaaatttttgtaaataatgttCAGAATACTGTCGAATCTACTGAAGAGAATCCCACTATTGAATTGCAATTGAACGATAATGACACTGAGGAACATCAATTTAATATTGTTAGCACTAAAGAAAATTCGTTGGATAGTACTTTGAAAGCTTCTTTAAATGAAACTGATTATCACAAAAATAGACAAGAATGGAATGAATACAACAACAGCGAAAGCTTATGCGTTATAGATTCTGATGCGTGTCAAAATATTAATAGATATGTAAATGAATTGGAGGTGTCTGTTTATCGGTATTCTGATGTGTGCAGTAATGAAGAACAAAAGGAAGATTCTAAACAAAAACTTGTGATTATAGAAAAAAGGGACTACAAGAACAATAATTGTTCTGTGAATAACCCTATAGATTCAAAGTTCATTCAAGtagaaattattaataatttggacGATAAAAATAGTTTAGAAGCGACTAACTATGTTAACGAAGTAGAATTCTTAGTTTGTGACCATTCTCATTTTCTTGAAAGTGATACGACAGTAAATAGTATCACTGAAGACcctttaaaattatcattaaaaaataacacaacACATGCAGATAGTACTAGACAAGACACTAGTATTTGGAACATACAAAAAGTAGATTTAGCATCTACAGAAGATATATCGAAGAAATGGCAATTTGAAAAGAATGAAGATTGCAAAGTAAATAAGATGCTTGAAAAGGATTCTCTAGTTTACAAACATTCTACACCTCTCGACACTGatgatattgaaaaaaatcctcTAGATGTCagtttaaacatatttttggcAAATGAAAAAGACTCTGTACTCGAAAAatcttttgaaaatataacagTAAAAGAAGAGGATATAAGTATAGATTCTTGCAAAAAGAAATCTGACAATAATGGAAATCTTTGGTTGTCAATGATCAATGACAGTTCTAACTTTATAGAAGATACTCCTGATCAATCGagagaaatatttaaatcagTACCCAATTGTTTGGATTTCACTTATTCCGAAATCGACAAATATAGTGAAGATTACAGTCCTGCATCTACAACACATTGCAGCTTCTTTGGAGACGAGGATGAAGTCGTGAACCAAATCTCACGGCGTGACAGCCTTGTCGAGGTCGTCAGCAGTATAAATGTCGATATGAAACCCACTAGTAAACTTACAGTGGATACTTTAGCAGACACTGAAAAttctgtaaaatataatttagattCTCAGAATATGAGTCTCATTTATAGCATCACTCCACCCAATGATATAGGCGATTCTAGTAAAAATACTACCATCACAGAAGATATCCTGGAGGATAACGAAGAAGAGTATGAAACATTCGACAATTATATCGACAACGAAGATGCGAATTTGATTAATCTTTTAAATAATACTGATAAGAAAGAATTAGTTAATATGAATAAAACTACAGAACTATCTGAAGCTTcctttttatcaaacttttcaAACCAAGGATCAGATATCTTGGAATTACCAAGTCACACATATCTTGATTTGAAGAAATCTAGTGacgaaatatttcataaaaatatgaGTTCGTCTGTCAATCAAATTTTGACGGAGTTGAATGATGCCGAAGTTTTCGTGACTGCTGAAAATTTGGTCGAtcagataatagattatgttGCCTGTTTAGATCTAAGACGTAATACTGCAGTATACTCCAAAGAAGAATTAAAGAgttttattcgaaaaaaagTTTCGTCGTTAAACTTTGCAAGAAAATTAGCTAAGGACTTGGTTGGAAATTTGCCGTGTTATAACGATGCCAACAATTCTACAAATTTGAAG GTGAAAATACCGTCAATGGCGACCACTCGGATGCCCACCACAGCACTTTCTCGCACAGTAGTAAGGAG GATGTGA
- the LOC100120196 gene encoding protein hu-li tai shao isoform X9: MAMLHLTLIANVINKALITTISSRVDLTVLEDGNNDDKMADTSQQQQEAPEPPQTNGAVDGLTEEEKSKIRPADIDADMREMERRKRVEMMMNSRLFREELERIIETQMKDGAGPSGLLQQISEMMGPQGARFNANAFRNSNCVVPINDIRGVESMGYAKGEKLLRCKLAAVFRLLDLYGWTQGVGGMITARLNQDQEHFLVNPYGLLYHETTASSLVKADMQGGIVEQGTTNFGVHIASYQLHSTIHAARPDIKCIVHIATPSVTAISATKSGILPLGQESIVIGEVSTHHYISGANLDPEEREKLARNFGPINKVMLLTNRGALCCGETVEEAFYNVYNTVLACETQLKLMPLGVDNLSLISDETRKAIYEASRKAPVPQQSSVAEPSPLAEKLEKRWRIGGTEFEALMRMLDNAGFRTGYIYRHPLVKSEPPRPRNDVEVPPAVSSLGYLLEEEELYKQGLWKGGRKGTDRTRWLNSPNVYQKVEILETGTPDPKKITKWVSDGSPTHSSTPVKIDGALQFVPKNTNPKEFKQLQQQIKDYRRADKISAGPQSHILEGVTWEEAKKMQDATISGTGEQVVLVGAASKGIIQRGFQHNAMVYKTPYAKNPFDAVTDQELDQYKKEIERKTKGDPYDESQSESEALSSFNISRATHESSTAKSPIQSPVSVTSETEEESRDEPKVLRIETKQVPAPSQPEVVLSDGENTVNGDHSDAHHSTFSHSSKEGSMSQDVSVSEESPKKEKKKKKGLRTPSFLKKKKEKKKPVEA, from the exons ATGGCTATGTTACATTTAACGTTGATCGCCAACGTCATTAATAAGGCGCTCATCACTACTATATCGAGTAGAGTCGACCTG ACAGTTCTAGAGGACGGCAACAACGACGATAAAATGGCCGACACGAGTCAACAGCAGCAGGAGGCGCCGGAACCACCTCAGACCAATGGCGCCGTCGACGGACTCACAGAGGAGGAGAAGAGCAAAATAAGGCCCGCGGATATTGACGCT GACATGAGGGAAATGGAAAGGAGAAAGCGCGTCGAGATGATGATGAACTCACGGCTATTCAGGGAAGAGCTCGAACGTATCATAGAAACACAAATGAAGGATGGCGCTGGTCCTTCTGGACTGTTGCAGCAGATCTCTGAAATGATGGGACCTCAAGGAGCTCGTTTCAATGCCAATGCGTTCAGAA actCGAATTGCGTCGTCCCGATAAACGACATACGTGGAGTGGAGAGCATGGGCTATGCCAAGGGCGAAAAATTGCTTCGATGCAAGCTCGCCGCAGTCTTCCGGCTGCTAGACTTGTACGGCTGGACGCAAGGTGTCGGCGGCATGATTACTGCGCGACTCAACCAGGACCAAGAGCACTTCCTTGTCAATCCCTACGGACTTCTCTATCATGAGACCACTGCCTCGAGTCTCGTCAAGGCTGACATGCAGGGCGGCATCGTCGAGCAGGGCACGACGAATTTTGGCGTACACATCGCCAGCTATCAACTACACTCGACAATCCATGCAGCGCGACCCGACATCAAGTGCATCGTACACATTGCGACGCCCTCCGTCACAGCC ATATCGGCAACGAAAAGTGGTATTTTACCTCTTGGTCAAGAAAGTATCGTGATCGGTGAGGTTAGCACCCATCATTACATCAGTGGCGCCAATTTGGATCCGGAGGAGCGTGAAAAGCTAGCCCGAAACTTCGGTCCCATTAACAAGGTGATGCTGCTGACGAATCGCGGTGCGTTGTGCTGTGGTGAAACTGTTGAGGAAGCCTTCTATAATGTCTACAACACGGTGCTGGCCTGCGAGACGCAGCTCAAACTGATGCCTTTGGGTGTCGATAATCTTAGTCTGATATCAGATGAGACACGAAAGGCTATCTATGAGGCCTCGCGAAAGGCTCCAGTACCGCAACAAAGCAGTGTGGCTGAACCTTCGCCTCTCGCCGAGAAGCTTGAGAAGCGCTGGCGCATCGGTGGCACGGAATTCGAGGCCCTAATGCGCATGCTCGACAACGCA GGCTTCCGCACTGGATACATCTATAGACATCCTTTAGTCAAAAGCGAACCTCCTAGGCCAAGAAATGACGTTGAAGTACCGCCAGCTGTTTCTTCTCTTGGTTATCTGCTCGAGGAAGAGGAATTATATAAACAAGG CTTGTGGAAGGGTGGACGCAAAGGAACTGATAGAACGCGTTGGCTTAATTCACCAAATGTTTACCAGAAAGTAGAAATCCTGGAGACTGGCACACCAGACCCAAAGAAGATTACTAAG TGGGTGTCCGATGGCTCGCCGACACACAGCAGCACACCAGTCAAGATTGATGGCGCACTCCAGTTTGTACCGAAAAATACTAATCCAAAAGAATTCAAGCAACTTCAACAACAG ATAAAAGATTACCGACGAGCTGACAAAATTTCCGCTGGTCCACAATCACATATTCTGGAAGGTGTGACGTGGGAGGAAGCGAAAAAGATGCAG GATGCAACAATAAGTGGCACTGGTGAACAAGTTGTTCTTGTTGGAGCTGCTAGCAAAGGTATTATCCAGAGAGGTTTTCAACATAACGCAATGGTGTACAAAACTCCATATGCAAAGAATCCCTTCGATGCAGTTACCGATCAAGAGTTGGATCAATACAAGAAAGAAATTGAACGTAAAACTAAAGGAGATCCTT ATGATGAATCGCAATCGGAATCTGAGGCACTTTCATCCTTTAATATAAGTCGCGCCACCCATGAATCCAGCACTGCCAAAAGTCCAATTCAATCTCCAGTTTCTGTAACCTCAGAGACAGAAGAAGAAAGCAGAGACG AGCCAAAAGTATTACGGATAGAAACCAAACAAGTGCCTGCACCGAGTCAACCAGAAGTTGTGCTAAGTGATG GTGAAAATACCGTCAATGGCGACCACTCGGATGCCCACCACAGCACTTTCTCGCACAGTAGTAAGGAG GGTTCCATGTCGCAGGATGTGAGCGTTAGCGAGGAGTCACCcaaaaaggagaagaagaaaaagaagggcCTGCGGACACCATCTTTCctcaagaagaagaaggagaagaagaagcctgTTGAGGCGTAG
- the LOC100120196 gene encoding protein hu-li tai shao isoform X4: MAMLHLTLIANVINKALITTISSRVDLTVLEDGNNDDKMADTSQQQQEAPEPPQTNGAVDGLTEEEKSKIRPADIDADMREMERRKRVEMMMNSRLFREELERIIETQMKDGAGPSGLLQQISEMMGPQGARFNANAFRNSNCVVPINDIRGVESMGYAKGEKLLRCKLAAVFRLLDLYGWTQGVGGMITARLNQDQEHFLVNPYGLLYHETTASSLVKADMQGGIVEQGTTNFGVHIASYQLHSTIHAARPDIKCIVHIATPSVTAISATKSGILPLGQESIVIGEVSTHHYISGANLDPEEREKLARNFGPINKVMLLTNRGALCCGETVEEAFYNVYNTVLACETQLKLMPLGVDNLSLISDETRKAIYEASRKAPVPQQSSVAEPSPLAEKLEKRWRIGGTEFEALMRMLDNAGFRTGYIYRHPLVKSEPPRPRNDVEVPPAVSSLGYLLEEEELYKQGLWKGGRKGTDRTRWLNSPNVYQKVEILETGTPDPKKITKWVSDGSPTHSSTPVKIDGALQFVPKNTNPKEFKQLQQQIKDYRRADKISAGPQSHILEGVTWEEAKKMQDATISGTGEQVVLVGAASKGIIQRGFQHNAMVYKTPYAKNPFDAVTDQELDQYKKEIERKTKGDPYDESQSESEALSSFNISRATHESSTAKSPIQSPVSVTSETEEESRDEPKVLRIETKQVPAPSQPEVVLSDERSVKISVAGNSVARREDVKSEHSKAQRATNVKTVNADFLNEQRRSEMLTRRNANGRGENTVNGDHSDAHHSTFSHSSKEGSMSQDVSVSEESPKKEKKKKKGLRTPSFLKKKKEKKKPVEA, encoded by the exons ATGGCTATGTTACATTTAACGTTGATCGCCAACGTCATTAATAAGGCGCTCATCACTACTATATCGAGTAGAGTCGACCTG ACAGTTCTAGAGGACGGCAACAACGACGATAAAATGGCCGACACGAGTCAACAGCAGCAGGAGGCGCCGGAACCACCTCAGACCAATGGCGCCGTCGACGGACTCACAGAGGAGGAGAAGAGCAAAATAAGGCCCGCGGATATTGACGCT GACATGAGGGAAATGGAAAGGAGAAAGCGCGTCGAGATGATGATGAACTCACGGCTATTCAGGGAAGAGCTCGAACGTATCATAGAAACACAAATGAAGGATGGCGCTGGTCCTTCTGGACTGTTGCAGCAGATCTCTGAAATGATGGGACCTCAAGGAGCTCGTTTCAATGCCAATGCGTTCAGAA actCGAATTGCGTCGTCCCGATAAACGACATACGTGGAGTGGAGAGCATGGGCTATGCCAAGGGCGAAAAATTGCTTCGATGCAAGCTCGCCGCAGTCTTCCGGCTGCTAGACTTGTACGGCTGGACGCAAGGTGTCGGCGGCATGATTACTGCGCGACTCAACCAGGACCAAGAGCACTTCCTTGTCAATCCCTACGGACTTCTCTATCATGAGACCACTGCCTCGAGTCTCGTCAAGGCTGACATGCAGGGCGGCATCGTCGAGCAGGGCACGACGAATTTTGGCGTACACATCGCCAGCTATCAACTACACTCGACAATCCATGCAGCGCGACCCGACATCAAGTGCATCGTACACATTGCGACGCCCTCCGTCACAGCC ATATCGGCAACGAAAAGTGGTATTTTACCTCTTGGTCAAGAAAGTATCGTGATCGGTGAGGTTAGCACCCATCATTACATCAGTGGCGCCAATTTGGATCCGGAGGAGCGTGAAAAGCTAGCCCGAAACTTCGGTCCCATTAACAAGGTGATGCTGCTGACGAATCGCGGTGCGTTGTGCTGTGGTGAAACTGTTGAGGAAGCCTTCTATAATGTCTACAACACGGTGCTGGCCTGCGAGACGCAGCTCAAACTGATGCCTTTGGGTGTCGATAATCTTAGTCTGATATCAGATGAGACACGAAAGGCTATCTATGAGGCCTCGCGAAAGGCTCCAGTACCGCAACAAAGCAGTGTGGCTGAACCTTCGCCTCTCGCCGAGAAGCTTGAGAAGCGCTGGCGCATCGGTGGCACGGAATTCGAGGCCCTAATGCGCATGCTCGACAACGCA GGCTTCCGCACTGGATACATCTATAGACATCCTTTAGTCAAAAGCGAACCTCCTAGGCCAAGAAATGACGTTGAAGTACCGCCAGCTGTTTCTTCTCTTGGTTATCTGCTCGAGGAAGAGGAATTATATAAACAAGG CTTGTGGAAGGGTGGACGCAAAGGAACTGATAGAACGCGTTGGCTTAATTCACCAAATGTTTACCAGAAAGTAGAAATCCTGGAGACTGGCACACCAGACCCAAAGAAGATTACTAAG TGGGTGTCCGATGGCTCGCCGACACACAGCAGCACACCAGTCAAGATTGATGGCGCACTCCAGTTTGTACCGAAAAATACTAATCCAAAAGAATTCAAGCAACTTCAACAACAG ATAAAAGATTACCGACGAGCTGACAAAATTTCCGCTGGTCCACAATCACATATTCTGGAAGGTGTGACGTGGGAGGAAGCGAAAAAGATGCAG GATGCAACAATAAGTGGCACTGGTGAACAAGTTGTTCTTGTTGGAGCTGCTAGCAAAGGTATTATCCAGAGAGGTTTTCAACATAACGCAATGGTGTACAAAACTCCATATGCAAAGAATCCCTTCGATGCAGTTACCGATCAAGAGTTGGATCAATACAAGAAAGAAATTGAACGTAAAACTAAAGGAGATCCTT ATGATGAATCGCAATCGGAATCTGAGGCACTTTCATCCTTTAATATAAGTCGCGCCACCCATGAATCCAGCACTGCCAAAAGTCCAATTCAATCTCCAGTTTCTGTAACCTCAGAGACAGAAGAAGAAAGCAGAGACG AGCCAAAAGTATTACGGATAGAAACCAAACAAGTGCCTGCACCGAGTCAACCAGAAGTTGTGCTAAGTGATG AACGATCAGTCAAAATTTCGGTGGCGGGGAATTCAGTTGCACGGCGGGAGGATGTAAAGTCAGAGCACTCAAAAGCTCAGCGTGCAACAAACGTTAAAACAG TGAATGCTGATTTTCTCAATGAGCAACGTCGCTCCGAGATGTTGACCCGTAGGAATGCCAACGGACGAG GTGAAAATACCGTCAATGGCGACCACTCGGATGCCCACCACAGCACTTTCTCGCACAGTAGTAAGGAG GGTTCCATGTCGCAGGATGTGAGCGTTAGCGAGGAGTCACCcaaaaaggagaagaagaaaaagaagggcCTGCGGACACCATCTTTCctcaagaagaagaaggagaagaagaagcctgTTGAGGCGTAG